The Pontibacter korlensis sequence TCGGGTTTTCCCGATCCACCACGTTCTTGTTCAGCAGCACCTTACACATGGCAGGCACATAAGTCAAACTGAGAAGTACAGCACCAATCAGGGCATAGCCTAAGGTAAAGGCAAGCGGCGAGAACATCTTACCTTCTACTTTCTGGAAAGTAAAGATTGGCATCAGCGCCACAATCAGGATAATCTGTGCAAAGAAGATAGACTTGGCTACAGAACGTGTCTGGTTTTTGATGATACCCAGTTTAGATATTTTGTTAAAGCGTGGCATACCCAGCTCATGCGCCCTTTTGTCGAGGCCCACAAACACATGCTCCACCACCACCATGGTTCCTTCTAGCAGCAGGCCAAAGTCTACAGCACCAATGGATATCAGGTTGGCAGGCAAGCCCTGTATACGCAGCATGATAATCGCAAACAGGAAGGCCAGTGGAATAACGGATGCCACGATAACCGTGGTACGCCAGTTGAACAGGAAGATAAACACCAGCACCGACACCAGAATGATACCTTCCAATAAGTTATGCGTTACCGTTCGCACAGTGTTATCGACAAGTATGGTTCTGTCGTGGAACGCTTCAATTTTTACATCGGCTGGCAGAATCCTGGTGTTCAATTCCTCTATCTTGTCCTTCAGTCTTTCGATTACCTCGCTTGGGTTCTCTCCTCGCAGCATAATCACAATGCCTTGCACCAGGTCATCGTCGTCGTCGAGTCCTACCTGGCCCAGGCGCGGTTTGGCAGATATTTTTACATCGGCCACATGCTTTACCAGCACAGGCGTTCCGTTTACATTCTCGATGAGGATATTCTCAATGTCGGCCACACTCTCCAGCAAGCCCACACCACGTACCACGTAAGCTTGGTCACCTTTGTCGATTACATCGCCGCCTACGTTGATGTTGCTTTTCTCTACCGCCTCGTAAACATCCAACGGAGAAAGATTATAATTGGCCAGCTCTACAGGGTTTACCTGTATCTCGTATACTTTTTCCTCACCGCCAAAGCTGATAACCTCAGCTATGCCTGGCACGCCCACCAGCTCCCGCTCCACAACCCATTCGTGCAGAGCCGCCAGGTCGCTGATTGGTCTGGATTTGCTTTTAAGCACATAGCGGAAAATTTCACCGGTTGCCCCTGAAGGTGGCTCCACCTCTGCCTCGGCACCTTCAGGCAACTCAATGCCCTGCATGCGGTTAGAAGCATATTGCTGTGCATAGAAGTCATCCACATTTTCGTCAAACAGTACCGTTACCACCGATAGGCCAAAAAGCGAAGTAGAACGCACCTCGGCCTTTCGTGGTATGGTGTTCATCTGGCGTGTGACAGGCAGTGTGATAAACTTCTCTACCTCCTCGGCACTTCGGCCAGGCCACTGGGTGATAATACGGGCCCTGGTGTTGGTTACATCCGGAAAGGCCTCAATCGGTGTGTTTATATAGCTTATGATGCCCGCCGCCACCAACAGCGCCGTCAGGAAAAAGACGATGATGTGGTTTTTAAGCGAGAACGATACCAGGCTCTGAACAAATTTATCCATGTGTCTTCTCTTGCTCCTCCTTCTTAGTTCTGAATCTGGTTATAGATGAGCAGGTGGTTTTCGGTCACCACCTTGTCCCCTTCTTTCAAGCCTTCTTTCACCATTACAGCATTTGCTGTCTGGTACACTAGGTTGAGCTGCACTATATCGAAGTTGCAGCTATCGCGGTACACCACCACCTGGTGTTTGGAGTTGGCTAATATCATGGCTTTGGCCGGGAAAGACAGCAAGCGCTCCTGTTCATCATCTTTTGCGAGATTGTCCTGTGTTACCGATACATTCACAAACATCTCAGGCTTCAGGAGCAAGTCGCGGTTCTGAATGCTGATGCGCGCCTTCAGCACACGTTCATCAGTATCGAAGGTATTGGCCAGCCGGTCTATCTTGCCCTTGAATTTCTGGTCCGGGTAGGACAAGGCACTTACCTCTACCTCCATTCCCTGCTTCACACTACTTAGGTTACCGGCGTAGACATTAGCCATTACCCATACCTCCTCCAGGTCTGAAACGGAGAACAGTGGTTCATCACCAGCCTCTATCTGCTGCCCGCCCACAATGTTCTTCGATACAATGTGGCCACTAAACGGCGCTCTAATGATGAGCACGCCCCGCTCCAGGCTACCACCGTAAATCCCCAGGTTCTCCTGTACCTTAGTGATTTCGTGCTTGGCCATCTCCACGTCCTGTTGCGCCTCAATCAGCTCACGCTCCGACGCAACGCCATCCTCAAACATTTCCTGTGTAGCGGAAAGCTGGCGCTGTGCCAACTTTAACTGCGCCTGTGCTGTGCGTAGTTCGGCGTTCAGGCTGCTTAACTCCGGGCTGCGGATTTCCAGCAATACAGTACCTTCCTTCACATAATCACCTAATGAGAAGTTAACTTTCGACACTACGCCATCCAGCAAAGGCACAAAGCGGTAGTATTTCTCAGGGTTACTCATTACCCTGCCTGTCAGCTGAATGTGGTTGTTTTCTGTGGCAGGTGTTACATCAGCCAGTTTGATGTTCTTTGCCAGCTGCGCCGGAAGGCAGTAACCTTCAGCCGTGCTAGCTGCCTCTTTTTCTGTTGTGTCTGTACCTTGGCAAGAGGTAACTAGTGCCGCAAAGCAAATAGCAGCAGAAAACTTACTAATCTTTTTTATATAGTATGAGCGTATCATAAATCGGTTCCGGTTAACAGGTTGAGTTCTTCTTTTTTGGATTCAAGGCTTCGGATAGTGTCAAAGTAGAGGAGCTTATTCTCTTTGAAAGCGTCAAAGAAGTCGAGGAACTCCAGCAGGTTAATGTTCTTGCGCTGAAAGTTGCGGCTAACACCAGCCAGCACTTCATCCAGCTCATTGATGTAAGCCTCATCTAGTGACTGATAGAGATCTGCAAGCAGTTGGTAATCTTTGTAGGCTTTTACCACCTGGTTTTGAGCCTCATTTACCCGCAAGGCGTGCAGGTGCCTGCTTTGCTGTACCCGTGCCTGTGCCGCTTGTATATTTCCTCGGTTGCGATCAAAGAACGGCAGATCCATGGCCACGCCAAAGCCAATAAAGTTGAGCAGGATATTCCCACCGCGGTCGTAGTTGGTGTTGAACCTCAGGTCAGGTACACGCAGGGCACGCTCCAGTGTGTGCTCTGCCTCGCTTACCCGCATATCAGAAACTGCCACAAGCACAGCAGGGTTCTGGCGCTCGGCCATGGCTAATAGGCTATCGAGCGGCTGGTTCAGTAGTAGAGCTTGGTCAGGAAGCGGCGCTGCATCTGTCAGAAACAGCGTGACAGATGCGGGCAGCAGCATCAGCGATTTTAGCTCTTTTTGCGCCTCGTTACTATCCTCCAGCGCCTCTTTAAGCTCTGCTCGCATTGCTAAGTCCAGCGCCCTGATCCTGTAGAAGTCAGCTTTGGAAATGTTACCATTGCGCAGCTGTGCCTCCTGTGCACGAATTAGCTGAGAGAGTACACTTTGTTGCTGCTGAAGCAGGCGCACATTATTCTGGTGGAAAAGCAGTTCTGCAAGCTGGGTTCTAAATTCAGCTTTTAGCGAGAGCAGCATCTCAGTATAAGCTGTCTGAGCCAGCTCCCGGTTTGCAACTTGGAGCGAGATATTCTTTTTACGCTTCCGGGCAGTTTGCACCAGTTGCTCTAGCTGAACAGAAAACTGCCTGTTCTTGCCAAAACGATCGCCGAACAGCGGAGGTGCTCCTTCCCCATTGGCTAACTGATGGCGAGTTGCCCAAAAGTTTACTTCGCTGATTTCCAGCTCGGGATTGGGCCAGGCCTTTGCCTGCAAGATCAGGGCTTCTGCTTCTTCAATGTTGAGCCGCTCGGCTATAATGG is a genomic window containing:
- a CDS encoding TolC family protein, producing the protein MILKFFFYPAWLLLLLLLPAYQAQAQEQQPDTLSLSRVEAEALFLERNLAIIAERLNIEEAEALILQAKAWPNPELEISEVNFWATRHQLANGEGAPPLFGDRFGKNRQFSVQLEQLVQTARKRKKNISLQVANRELAQTAYTEMLLSLKAEFRTQLAELLFHQNNVRLLQQQQSVLSQLIRAQEAQLRNGNISKADFYRIRALDLAMRAELKEALEDSNEAQKELKSLMLLPASVTLFLTDAAPLPDQALLLNQPLDSLLAMAERQNPAVLVAVSDMRVSEAEHTLERALRVPDLRFNTNYDRGGNILLNFIGFGVAMDLPFFDRNRGNIQAAQARVQQSRHLHALRVNEAQNQVVKAYKDYQLLADLYQSLDEAYINELDEVLAGVSRNFQRKNINLLEFLDFFDAFKENKLLYFDTIRSLESKKEELNLLTGTDL
- a CDS encoding efflux RND transporter periplasmic adaptor subunit, coding for MIRSYYIKKISKFSAAICFAALVTSCQGTDTTEKEAASTAEGYCLPAQLAKNIKLADVTPATENNHIQLTGRVMSNPEKYYRFVPLLDGVVSKVNFSLGDYVKEGTVLLEIRSPELSSLNAELRTAQAQLKLAQRQLSATQEMFEDGVASERELIEAQQDVEMAKHEITKVQENLGIYGGSLERGVLIIRAPFSGHIVSKNIVGGQQIEAGDEPLFSVSDLEEVWVMANVYAGNLSSVKQGMEVEVSALSYPDQKFKGKIDRLANTFDTDERVLKARISIQNRDLLLKPEMFVNVSVTQDNLAKDDEQERLLSFPAKAMILANSKHQVVVYRDSCNFDIVQLNLVYQTANAVMVKEGLKEGDKVVTENHLLIYNQIQN